The proteins below come from a single Triticum aestivum cultivar Chinese Spring chromosome 5D, IWGSC CS RefSeq v2.1, whole genome shotgun sequence genomic window:
- the LOC123121344 gene encoding uncharacterized protein At4g33100 encodes MVFGRGKPSSPAAATSSAAAAACSELRAAYHECFNRWYADKFAKGQWNKDDCAADWHKYRACLEEHLEDKHLRQILLESETSPSYAQLDPDSSSRQGATPSK; translated from the exons ATGGTGTTCGGCCGGGGCAAGCCGTCCTCTCCGGCGGCCGCCACCTCGTCGGCCGCCGCGGCGGCGTGCTCCGAGCTCCGGGCGGCGTACCACGAGTGCTTCAACCGGTGGTACGCCGACAAGTTCGCCAAGGGCCAGTGGAACAAGGACGACTGCGCCGCCGACTGGCACAAGTACCGCGCCTGCCTCGAG GAACATCTCGAAGACAAGCATCTCAGGCAAATCCTACTGGAGTCGGAAACGTCTCCGTCTTATGCCCAGCTTGATCCCGATTCTTCGTCGCGACAAGGTGCCACCCCATCAAAATGA
- the LOC123121343 gene encoding alcohol dehydrogenase 2, with amino-acid sequence MATAGKVIKCKAAVAWEAGKPLSMEEVEVAPPQAMEVRVKILYTALCHTDVYFWEAKGQTPVFPRILGHEAGGIVESVGEGVTELVPGDHVLPVFTGECKECAHCMSEESNLCDLLRINVDRGVMIGDGQSRFTIDGKPIFHFVGTSTFSEYTVIHVGCLAKIDPEAPLDKVCLLSCGISTGLGATLNVAKPKKGMTVAIFGLGAVGLAAMEGARMSGASRIIGVDLNPAKHEQAKKFGCTDFVNPKDHTKPVQEVIVEMTDGGVDRAVECTGNADAMISAFECVHDGWGVAVLVGVAHKEAVFKTHPMNFLNERTLRGTFFGNYKPRTDLPGVVDMYMRKELELDKFITHSVPFSQINTAFDLMLKGEGLRCVIRMDE; translated from the exons ATGGCTACCGCCGGGAAGGTGATCAAGTGCAAAG CGGCGGTGGCGTGGGAGGCCGGGAAGCCGCTGTcgatggaggaggtggaggtggcgccGCCGCAGGCCATGGAGGTGCGCGTCAAGATCCTCTACACCGCCCTCTGCCACACCGACGTCTACTTCTGGGAGGCCAAG GGCCAAACTCCGGTTTTCCCTAGGATCTTGGGCCATGAAGCTGGAGG CATTGTGGAGAGCGTCGGCGAGGGCGTGACGGAGCTGGTGCCGGGCGACCATGTCCTCCCGGTGTTCACCGGAGAGTGCAAGGAGTGTGCCCACTGCATGTCAGAGGAGAGCAACCTCTGTGACCTCCTGAGGATCAATGTCGACCGCGGCGTGATGATCGGCGACGGCCAGTCCCGCTTCACCATCGACGGAAAACCCATCTTCCACTTCGTCGGGACGTCCACCTTCAGCGAGTACACCGTGATCCATGTCGGGTGCCTCGCCAAGATCGACCCCGAGGCGCCCCTCGACAAAGTCTGCCTCCTTAGCTGCGGTATCTCAACCG GGCTAGGTGCCACCCTCAACGTCGCCAAGCCGAAGAAGGGTATGACAGTGGCGATTTTCGGTCTTGGAGCTGTTGGCCTTGCT GCCATGGAAGGGGCCAGGATGTCCGGCGCATCGAGGATTATCGGTGTGGACTTGAACCCTGCAAAACACGAACAAG cTAAGAAATTTGGCTGCACCGACTTTGTGAACCCCAAGGACCACACCAAGCCAGTGCAAGAG GTGATCGTGGAGATGACCGACGGCGGAGTCGACCGGGCGGTGGAGTGCACTGGCAACGCCGACGCCATGATCTCCGCCTTCGAATGCGTGCACGAT GGGTGGGGCGTGGCGGTGCTGGTGGGCGTGGCGCACAAGGAGGCGGTGTTCAAGACCCACCCCATGAACTTCCTCAACGAGAGGACGCTGAGGGGCACCTTCTTCGGCAACTACAAGCCGCGCACCGACCTCCCAGGCGTCGTCGACATGTACATGAGGAAGGAGCTGGAGCTGGACAAGTTCATCACCCACAGCGTGCCCTTCTCGCAGATCAACACGGCCTTCGACCTCATGCTCAAGGGGGAAGGCCTGCGCTGCGTCATCAGGATGGATGAGTAG